In Antarcticibacterium arcticum, the genomic stretch TAGATTAAGTAAACGGGTTACTTCTTCATAGGCTTTTCGATTGGCTTGGTCACTACCTTTAAAGGCCAATTCTATTTCAAATCTCACGAAATCAAAATCGTATAATTTTCTTTCCTGAATATATTCTCCAATACCGGTATCACGTACCCTATCACTAACATTATAGGGTCTAATATCCTTTAATTGTTCAAAAAGCGATCTGAATTTTGCAGTCCCTCGCTTAAAATTTTGTTTTTCTTTATCTTTCTTATATTCTCGCCAATATTTCTGAAGTTCTTTAAGTGCCCTTTGGTTGGTCATAGTGAGATAAAACCGGGCATCAACATTTTCTTCAGATCTATTACCGTTTTTATCTATGTTATAGAAATCATCTTCTGCCTCGAACTCAGTCTCATATTCAGCTAAAAACTCCATTCCTGGAGTCTTTTTCACGGCTTTAAAAAAATCTTTTATTTCTCCGGCAGTTTCTAACACCAAGATCATTTCAGGGATAATATTCCCTGCTGCCTTTTGTAGTGAGGCTGACCTATTAGAAAGTACACGATCTAATTCCGTTATCTTTAATTCATTTCTCTGAATTTGTTGAATTTTGGTTGGGATGAACATTTTACCAGGAAAACCTTGTTTTTTAGATTTTTCCGCACTTATAGGGAACGGGAACAAAAGAAGTGGTTTTTTAACCATTCCCTAAAGAATATTTATGCTCCATTTGAACAAGGCATTCATCCACTAACCTTTTTACGTTTACGTCAGGGAGCGACAATATATATTTACGTTCAACATCGAGGATAAACTCTTCAATCTCAGCAAAATTAAGACCTTCGAGCTTATTTGCTATTTTATCAATAGGATATTGCAAATCGTATTTAACACGCTGTTCAAAGTTTTTGAGCCAAATCTTTATCATTGACTTATCCGGAGCTTTTAATTCCAATCTTACTTGAAACCTTCTCCATACAGCCCTATCCAGAAGTTCGGCGTGATTAGTTGCTGCGACAACTACGACATAGCTCGGCAAGCGATCAATCTGAAGAAGTAGAGAACTTACAACTCTTTTAATCTCACCTGTTTCGTGAATGTCCCCGCGTTCTTTTCCTATAGTGTCAAATTCATCAAAAAATAAAACACATTCTTGCGTTCTAATAAAATCAAAAGTTGTTTTAAGCCGAGTAGCGGTTTCTCCTAGGTAACTACCAATAATACCATCATATCTCACAACGTAAAATGGAATCATTAAAGATTGAGCTATGACTTCTGCGAGAGAAGTCTTTCCATTTCCAGGAGGACCTGCCAATAGAATACGATTTCTAGGTTCTAAATTATAGGATCTCAATAAGTCACTGCGA encodes the following:
- a CDS encoding AAA family ATPase, with translation MARADLLLKLVKAGTNGDNTLFRKVVESIIAEEKSKQHHIVAQQLLDALSKASKPQSNQPIHNRLLEDGLDSFLYRIYPQKTLDDVILNYENQAVIQDLIQEHHRSDLLRSYNLEPRNRILLAGPPGNGKTSLAEVIAQSLMIPFYVVRYDGIIGSYLGETATRLKTTFDFIRTQECVLFFDEFDTIGKERGDIHETGEIKRVVSSLLLQIDRLPSYVVVVAATNHAELLDRAVWRRFQVRLELKAPDKSMIKIWLKNFEQRVKYDLQYPIDKIANKLEGLNFAEIEEFILDVERKYILSLPDVNVKRLVDECLVQMEHKYSLGNG